One Nicotiana tomentosiformis chromosome 4, ASM39032v3, whole genome shotgun sequence genomic window carries:
- the LOC138909792 gene encoding uncharacterized protein has translation MVRQVLESHKITFHEDELPPVGLSHNRALHITVQCKNKFIARVLIDGGSSLNICPLTTLKRLGKGLHEIRAGTMNVKAFDGSQRATIGETNLCLQMVPTWFDVEFQVLDISASYNLLLGRPWIHAVGAVDSTLHQAIKFEWNHQEVIIHRDGSNPIYTNQTVPVVEHRRKLDGKTYHRIERINAIEKDKWWSSKIESILAWAGYEPSKGLGKNLQGITKLIQLKRHDTTFGLGYQYTWKEYDDWSPPRRGTYYTLEQPVPHLSHSFHQADMMWESEEDEVLAGIRNLFLDDGDMDCSAIVEEEEEEEKEEYTHFLKEYEDIFAWTQDLPPPKNKKDVMSFLGRLNYISRFITQSTVICEPIFKMLKKDAATSWTEDCQKAFDKIKEYLSTPLVLVPPEPGRPLLLYLFVLDGAFGCVLGQHDETGRKEQAIYYLSKKFTPYEARYSLLERTCCALTWIAQKLRHYFCAYTTYLISRMDPLKYIFQKPMPTGKLAKWKILLSEFDIIYVTQKAVKGHALADHLAENPIGGEYEPLKTYFPDEEVSFVGEDIAESYDGWRMFFDGPANFKGVGIGAILVSETGQHYPASTKLRFPCTNNMAEYEACILGLNLAVDMNIQELLVIGDLDLLVHQVQEEWATKNTKILPYLHQVQEMMKRFTKIEF, from the exons atggtaaGGCAAGTACTGGAGAGCCACAAGATCACCTTTCATGAAGACGAACTTCCACCAGTGGGATTAAGCCACAatagggcactgcatatcacggTACAATGCAAGAATAAATTCATTGCTAGGGTTTTGATAGATGGAGGGTCCAGTCTCAACATCTGTCCACTGACTACTCTGAAAAGGTTGGGTAAAGGTTTGCATGAAATACGAGCAGGGACTATGAATGTGAAGGcgtttgatgggtctcaaagggccacaattggggaaaccaatctatgcttgcagatggtcccgacttggtttgatgttgaatttCAAGTGCTAGACATATCCGCCTCATACAATCTgctgttgggacgaccttggatacatgccgtcGGGGCTGTGGATTCTACTTTGCACCAGGCTATAAAGtttgaatggaatcatcaggaggtgatcattcatagagacggaagtaatcccatttataccAACCAAACTGTTCCGGTCGTGGAACATAGAAGGAAGTTAGATGGGAAGACTTATCATCGCATCGAGCGCATCAATGcaattgagaaagacaagtgGTGGAGCAGCAAAATAGAAAGCATACTAGCGTGGGCAGGGTATGAACCCAGTAAAGGGCTCGGGAAGAACCTCCAAGGTATTACCAAACTGATACAGCTAAAACGTCACGACACGACCTTTGGACTTGGATATCAGTACACCTGGAAGGAGTATGACGATTGGTCGCCGCCACGGCGTGGTACTTATTACActctagagcaaccagtaccacatttgagccattCATTTcaccaagctgacatgatgtgggagtccgaagaagatgaagttttagCCGGTATAAGGAATCTATTTTTGGATGAtggagacatggattgcagtgcgatagttgaggaggaagaggaggaag agaaagaagaatacactcatttcctgaaggaatatgaggatatctttgcatg GACCCAGGATCTACCACCACCAAAGAACAAGAAGGACGTGATGAGTTTCTTGGGACGTCTCAActacatcagccgcttcataaCACAATCAACTGTAATATGTGAACCAATTTTCAAAATGCTGAAGAAGGATGCCGCCACTAGCTGGACTGAAGATTGTCAGAAGGCTTTTGACAAAATCAAGGAATACCTATCCACACCACTAGTCCtagtcccgccagaacctggtagaccactacTACTCTACCTTTTCgtactagatggggctttcggttgtgtcttgggacaacatgatgagacAGGGAGAAAAGAGCAGgccatatattatctgagcaagaagttcacaccctatgaaGCACGGTACTCTCTGCTAGAACGCACTTGCTGTGCTCtaacatggatagcccagaaattgaggcactacttttgtgcttataccacatatctcatatcgagAATGGATCCactgaagtacatctttcagaagcctatgcctaCAGGAAAGCTGGCCAAATGGAAAATATTATTGAGTGAGTTTGACAttatctatgtaactcagaaggcagtcaagggACATGCATTAGCAGATCATCTTGCAGAAAATCCtataggaggagaatacgaaccactaaaaacgtattttcctgatgaagaagtgtctttcgtaggagaagatattgcTGAATCCTACGACggttggagaatgtttttcgacggacctgcaaatttcaaaggagtcgGTATCGGAGCCATTTTGGTgtcagaaaccggtcaacattatCCGGCGTCCACAAAACTTAGGTttccatgcaccaataatatggcggAATATGAAGCCTGCATATTAGGGCTCAATTTGGCTGTcgacatgaatatccaggaattgCTGGTGATTGGTGATTTAGACCTACTGGTGCACCAGGTACAAgaagaatgggctacaaagaacacCAAGATACTACCATATCTGCATCAAGTacaagagatgatgaagaggttcacaaagatagaattctgA